Part of the Mastacembelus armatus chromosome 6, fMasArm1.2, whole genome shotgun sequence genome, attcattaagtattccatcgcttggggccatcttcctgatgtactcatggatcttggccgtttcatcttggatggtggctctgacgctcaccagtccccggcctccttccttcatcttagcgtacagtctcaggatgctggatttggggtgaagtcctccatgcattgtgaggagcttccttgtcttgacatcagtggcttctatgtcctcttttggccagcttattatgccagcggggtatctgatgaacggcagggcgtaggtgttgatggcttggaccttgttcttcccatttagctgacttcttaggacttgccttactctctctctctctctctctatatatataggCTATTTGTTGTAATTATGTAGgctattttttattaattgtttatttccaaaattataTATAAGAGTATTTTAAGGCAGACATTTTAGAGAACAAGTTTATACTAGTTTACAAGTTTAtctacttttcttctttttttacttATTGGCAATCATACAATATGTATGCACTTAAAGAAACTACTAGGTTTGTGCAGAGGCAAAGCCAAACAGAAGAAATATTAGTGTTACAAAagattaaattacaaaaaatttTTAAACggaaatttacatttttaacgTAAATGAGCAGCGGCTCAGGCGGCATCTGGAGCTATATCTCTATTTATAACCCTGGTCAGGTGTTGTCGCGCACGTAAGTGTACGTGAAGTGGCGTTCGCGGCGTGGCACAGTGAGGAAGTGTCGGGCCCAACTCGTAAACTGCagtaattattttgtgttgatgATACCGGTAATTTGAAATTATCACCATTTAGACTTTGCGTTTGGTGGTGACTTATAGCAAAGGCTACTTTTAGCTCACATTAGCTCTGAATACGGAAATAGTTTAGCATATTCAGCTAACGCTAATAACTCTGAATAAGAAATAGGTTAGCATATTTTGTGTAGCTAACGCGTTTTGTTGACTAGCTAATGTTATGTTAACTAGTATTACAATAATTAACGAACTTAATTGTTtcgaaaatattttttaaataaacgcCATTTTTGTTCCTTGAGGTGTTAAGTCATCACGGTAACATAagctaaacataaaaaaaaaaaacatcagcatcaaTAACccatataaataaagttggTCTAATGACGTTAGGTGGATATGGTTTGTTAAAAACTCTCCATCTTGTTTTTTATGTATAGCTATACCTTAGTAGGCTCTCATTTTGCAAACAATGTTTGCTGCTGTGCGGTGTGTAGTGTCCAAGTTGATTTCCACGTTGTGGAGGAAAGTAGATGTGGATGGAGAAGACGTTTTCTCCGGTGCAGCAGGTAACGTTAAATGCAGCATTCTTCCACGGCACCGTGTGGCACACTATAATAGCAACACACTAACAATTAGCTTCAACACATTTGATGGCGTGTGGTTTTTGGTCCATGTTTTGTTGCTGCTCAGGCATGGAGGTCATTCGACACTTGCAGGGCAGTGTGGTAACCCAGCTATGCCTTGATTATGGCATGATAGACCATGCAGTCTACTTCACTAGTGGAGAGGTGTTGGGCGGGACACCACTAAAAGAAGGAGACATCGTGAACTGCACTGCAGTTCGAGATGGTGCTCACGGGGGATGGAAAGCTTTAAGGGTGAGGAACCTGTTTCTCTGCTGCATGAATTTGCAAACAGCATACAGTTATATTTATCGTGCATCATGTAGAATTTGATATTTGAGTGGGGTAACGTTAAACATAGGCATGCAAACTAATACACATTCACtctataaaatgttaaaattcaaaGGTTGGCATAACTTACCACTTTTACCTGTCTTGTTAGCTAAATAAATGTTGACTCTAGTGGGAGTTGACTCTGCCCAATTTAACATCTTGCCCCCCCCACCAATGTACATTGTTCAGTTTGAAGAAGACATTTATGGTTGGATTTGTCAGACGTACACCATTTAATCCTGTCATTTAGGTCGCGAAGAGTGCAGACACTTGGGAGGATGGTGGAAGAACTTCCCTTGAAAGTGATGCTATGCAGCTGCGGCCTCTAATTGGCAGAGTCACATCATTTGATGGGGATAGCGGTTATATAAATGGCACCACATTCTTTTCTCGCTACAGTCTTTGGGAAGGTACAGCTACTCACTATATTTCACATGCTAGAACCACATGATCCTTTGCGTAAACTTCCTCTTTTGCCTACACTGAATGGTTCTTCAGTCTGAGTGATCTAACAGCGACCTACAGTAAACTTTTATGGTTGTGGTCTGATTTGCTCTCACATTATACAAACTCACAGCCACCCCAACATTAAGCCAATcaattgtttgtatttatttcctaTTAGGTTATCAGCCAATGAAAGGAGACTTGGTCCAGGTAAAGTATTTTATCAATCCCACCAGATGGACCACCCAGGCTCATTCTGTGGCCCCTTTACGCTATTGCCGCCTTGACAAGGTAATTGAATTTAGTCTTTTGTTACTacaattttaaaagaaaattcaattcTGATAAAGCTGCAATGCTTTAAAGCTAATGTATGTCTATCTACTGCAATTGAGCTTGAATTAATGAATTTATTCATCCCTTTCTCCCCCTCTAAATGATCCcttgtctgcaggtgtgtgtgaccagcATGCATGGTAATACAGGAGTGGTACAGGACAGTGTATTCTTTAACCTTGACTCTCTGCTACTGCCTGACCACTACAAGCCTTTGCCAGGCCATCTGGTCAACTTGGTAATGGTGGAGAGTGATCAGTTATTATTTTGTTGGAGGGCCCTGTGTATGGCACCCTGTCTTCAGAGGTATTAATCACATTGTTTGAATTTGTTCTATATCCTTATAGGGCTACATCCTATAAtgttattattgattaatctgcaaTTTTTGGGGTTAGTTGTTTGatatatgaaatgtaaaaaaaaaaaaaaaaaaaaaaattctgtcaGTTTTCAAATGGTATTTGGTCCACTATGATaaatgagacagaaaagcaggaaatactGCTATTTGcagtgttgaaatgaaaatgttttgtcactATTTCTGCTTGATAATGACTGAAATGACTCCCTCTGAACATGTTTATCATAGTTTAAATTCAGTa contains:
- the LOC117152662 gene encoding RNA helicase Mov10l1-like, with protein sequence MFAAVRCVVSKLISTLWRKVDVDGEDVFSGAAGMEVIRHLQGSVVTQLCLDYGMIDHAVYFTSGEVLGGTPLKEGDIVNCTAVRDGAHGGWKALRVAKSADTWEDGGRTSLESDAMQLRPLIGRVTSFDGDSGYINGTTFFSRYSLWEGYQPMKGDLVQVKYFINPTRWTTQAHSVAPLRYCRLDKVCVTSMHGNTGVVQDSVFFNLDSLLLPDHYKPLPGHLVNLVMVESDQLLFCWRALFLPENELQSILENKGGLEVTDYGQFGDLMLGERQELVIWIQ